GACGAGTGGCGAAACTTGCCTCGAAGGACTTTGAGTTTAGCCTTGTTTACCAAATCAGCCAGGACTGGaatcttaaggattataactttAAGTAGCTTTCAGTTTAGAAAAATCCTCTTattcatattgttttcattttatttgcctTATTGCCATTTAATTTTAATGCTGaagtgttttaatctgttttcctgaagcactttgtaactttgttttgaAAGGTGGTGTATAAGtctgaatggttgtttgttgcCTACCACCAGCAACCTAAAATGGATAAGCTGTATAgataaagaatgaatgaatatcaTATCAGGTTGTTCCAGCCCTTAAAGCTCTAGGACATTTTTGGCTTTTGGCCTCTCTATTCATCATAGTATATTAATATTGTCATGTtatgtgcatcattttatacattaaaatgcagactgacatattttgaccatttttgatcTTCACTAGAATTTTAAATATGGTCCTGTTGGTCTGACCAGCATGTTGCTTTACAACATATTGATGCTGTGGGCTTTAAGATTTTGAAGAAATATCTAAAGACATATTTCATTTGCTCTGTCAGATGTCAGAGTGGCGAGCTGCCTAAGAAAACCTTGTGAGAATGCAATGGAAAGACAAAGCAAGAAAAGAAGCACCCGTGAACAAGACAAAGAATGACTGAGCACTGTAGCTGTCTTTTCAACTCTGTGCTTTTGCAACAAGACATAATGTAATCTCTCCTTGAGACGGAAGGATTTTTATAACCTGCGCTGGCTGGGCCTTGAGCAGGAGAAGAGACAGGCTGAGTGAAGGCTGTTTATCCCACGGTGTCCTTGATATAAACATGTGAAaaatctctctgttttctttctcagctAAATCAATACAAAGACATTCGGCCTCTGAACAATGTTGTAGCATTACTGCAAAAGTTTTCCATCCTGCCTCCTGCTCATAGTCGTGTCCTTCGGCCAAACAGAGCAGGGGACACTGATGTCCAGCTCACTGCTATTTCATTAATGTTGCCATGCACTCAGTGTCATCCTTTCTTTACCCCGAAAGACGGCCTTCGACAAGACTGAGGGTATTTGTTGGGTGGCTGCAGCAGAACTGCCTGAATCACAACCTTTGCATTTGTATTATTCTTTCACAATTTTCCTCATTCTGAGAGCATCTTTGCTTGGTTTCTTTCTGGTTAAACTCCTTTGTAATCACTTCTAATTTTCCCAGAGCcgacctcctccctccttccctcccctccctctttctcgGGTAGCAGTCAACCCTAACCTGTGATCCCTCTTAGGAGCAATTAAGATAAACCTCTAATTCATCTGCTTTATCCCGACCTGTCTTTCCCAGTCTCTCATTCACTGACCTCCACTCCTCCCCTTCTtccaaccccccctcccctcccctcctctctctgctgctcaccATCCTCCTTCAGTGACAGAAGGCAAGGAGAGCATTGAGTCATGACATCATAATTCACCAGCTCCTGTTTTCACGGTTAAATCAATATCAGTGTGTCCGAAGTCAAGGTTGGAGGCTGGCCTTCACAGCTCAGCTCTTCCCACTTCTTTCTCATAGAAAATCATATAAATTGTCCCTAAAATAATTAAGCCTTCAGATCTGTCGCTGGCCTATATTTTTTACCAGCTCCTGTCTGATAAACAGCGCTGCCAGAAAGTCAAGGTAATGCTGAGAATAGAACTGGGCTCTGATTCCTTATCTGTCTgtgcctctctcctcttcccccttGCTCTCTCAGTTAATTACACAATCTGCTTAATTAACCAGCCCtgttgattgttgttgtttacctTTAGTATTGTATGATAGTCTACATTGTTCCATCAGGCTGAAATGTGACAcgtttgatgttttatttgagCCTTTCTTAACCTTTCATGGGTGAGCAAAAGTGTAACTTAATGTTTATAATCTGACATGTTTTCCAGCAAAATCGCCCttttacagtgctgtgtgtttcatATGTGGGAgcactgaagtgtgtgtgtgtgtgtgtgtgtgtgtgtgttggggggtgggAGTGGAGAAAGAGGTGGTGCCTGAGCTTGGGGGAGGCGGAATATGCAATGAGTCTGAACGAGCTCTCCAAGCGCACTTACAGACGGGAGCTAATATAAACGTGCTGCCCTTCACTCGGGGCTATCTGGGGGCTAGGAAAACAGCGCTACCTGTGTCACTGACCTCCGGCGTTTCAAAGAGACAGCGGGACGCGCCGAGCTCCGGCCCATGTAGAGCGGCCAGCGGCCATGGCCACGCTGGAGGGCTGCCGCTGCCGGGGTGCAGGCGGCCGAAACAACAACAGTATCCTCTACAGCATTTTGAGGAGTGACAGTCTTTCGAACGTccgaggagcagcagcagcaacaacagcaacagcaacatccccaacagcaacaacaaacactgcaaCATTTCCACAagacttcctcctcctccgccccAGCCTCGTTGCAGGAGCTCCGGCAGCAGGCTTGCTCCTGCGGGTCGTCGCGGCGCCGGGGCATCCTTCGCTCCCCGCAGGTGACGTGCAAAGCCGCGTCGGCGGTTCTGGTGAAGACGCTGCGGTTCGTGAAAAACGTCCCCTGTTTTCAAGAGTTGCCGGAGGAcgaccagctgctgctgatccGGAGCGGCTGGGCTCCACTGCTCGTGCTGGGGCTCGCTCAAGACCGGGTGGACTTTGAGACCACGGAGACCGTGGAGCCCAGCATGCTGCAGCGCATCCTCACGGGTTTGCCCGACAGGCAGAGCGAGGTTCCGGTCGGCCACAGCCGAGGGGCGGTCGGGGTCTCCGTCGTAGACATCGAAGCTATCAAAGCTTTCCTGAAGAAGTGCTGGAGCGTGGATATCAGTACGAAGGAGTATGCATATCTGAAAGGAGCCGTGCTGTTCAATCCAGGTGGGTCTGGGTTTTTTCATAGGCTACCTGTGCATCAGACCAATTTGACACAGGTGGGACACAGCTGAGTTTTAAGTGCAGACCATGAGAGCATCACACAGGCCATGTCATTAAAATAGGTTTGTTGATAAGCaattatgtgtgtatatgtgtcagCAGTTTGGTGTATTTGGAAATTATCGGTCTATTTAGAGACAAGAAGCATATTTAGTGAATGTTGCCTAAAGACAGCCACCTCTGTGTTAATGGGATAGAAGGCGCCATTAATCCCCCAAAATGTTAAAGTCCAGGTGATGTGTCACATTCAGGACTTTTGATAGTAATTGCTTATATTCACCTCAGGCTGTATGGATGTATGGACAAGATACTGAACTTTTCTCTCcaccccccccctctcctcttgtTGACCCCAGATTTGGAGGGTCTGCGCTGCCTCCACTACATCCAGTCGCTGCGTCGGGAGGCGCACCGAGGCTCTGAACGAGCACGTCCGGCTCATCCACCGCGAAGACACGACGCGGTTCGCCAAGCTGCTCATAGCTCTGTCCATGCTGAGGGCCATCAGCCCGCCGGTGGTCGCTCAGCTCTTCTTCAGACCCGTCATAGGGACCGTGAGCATAGAGGAGGTGCTCATGGAGATGTTCTACGGGAAGTAGGGTCGCAGTCCCCAGAGGTCTGAGGTGAATTCAGCAGATTCAGGGTGGACTGAGATGCTCCAAGCTCGtgttgggtgggtgggggggagTGAGGGCAGATGAAGAACTACTATGTGTGGGAGATCTTCAAAGGCTGTGCAACGACCAGCACAACcaagacactgtgtgtgtgcatgagagaatgagagagagcgTGCTGAGGGTAAGAGGTGTTAtaacagaggaaaaatacagaGCAGCTGCTTGAATTcctaatttatttgtttttatataaactATTTTTCTATAATAAAAGGAATACTCCCTGAGCTGTTTTCTTGCTGTTCTTGTACTCTAGTGTGTGTGATATCAGCTCTTCCACTTCCCAGTGGGGCAAGTGTGACATCAGTCCCAGACTGCATCTCCTGCAGGAGAAATTACTGTATGTCTCAGTACATAAAAAGTGATAACTATGATGAACTCACAAATCTGACGTATATTACCTTGAAAAATCTCACTCAGGCTGATTCCTGTCAGCTAGTGCTTACAGCACTTATTGATATTCTGTTATGTGCTATGTCAACTTTTGGTTATTCACACCAGTAAAGTGTGTGAGTCATAGGGTTCAAGGGTGTGCAAAGTCTGAGACCAGTTCTTCCTGGTGAAATGCTAGGTTAGACCACCAGAGTGCAACAGTGCACCACATGCAGCAACTGTGCTGTGAACATGCCCCtccacctctcacacacacaaacagacagacagacacacactccacacactccacacacagacaggtgcaGAGATGGTGTAGGAAAAGTGCCTCAGGTAATGTTCCACCTGTCTCTCCAACTCTGGCCATTACAGTGTTGAATAGTGAGGGTGCACTCTAAAATGCCCCAGGTATAAAGTGGGACGATGGAGGACTTTcttgtgagggaaaaaaaaatctgtagaGGAAAAGCATCAGGAGACTGCACAAAAAGGCAACAGCAGTTACTGTAGGCTTACAGCCTTATGCAGCATTAGGTTCCATTAATTCTATAGAGACCTGCGTGATGAAACACTGTACAACATGAATGTACACCTCAGACAATGGGGAAAAGACCTCCTGCTGCTACAGTACATACAGCCTGACCAAAATGATTTCACGGAGCTGAGTCCCTGGACATCTGATTTCCGCTTCCAGCAGCTATAATACTTAGTCACTGTTCAAAGGCCAGATGGCGTGTACCTGTGCTCGGTCCCTGTGGCTTTCTTTTGGCTCACTAATGACAAAATAACCTGGCCAGAAGgttatgattttacatttaGATTATACCCAAACAGGGATGGAAGAACTACGCAGaccttttacttaagtaaaactAGCAATAACACAGTGTAGAACTACTTAACTTAAAAATATACCTTAAGTCCCCAAAGTCAAAGTACTCATAATGCAGGATGTTTTATGTCAGAATGATTATATTAtgcatattatattattattgaattataattattaatgaAATCATGTGTACATCACTTTATCATTGCAGCTGGTAGGGGTAGGactatttttaattatttaacatACTGCTGGGTAACTTAACTTAGAACAACATCTGAacctgcaaaataaataaacatggcCAAATAACTAAAagaatgtagtggagtaaaaaaatctaataattgtctctgaaatgtggtggagCAGACATGGAAGTAGTCAAAGTACAAGAAACTCGCAACTGTAATTACATGcagtacttagttacattccactgCTGTATCCAAATAAAGAAGAGGGAGTGAAGAGGAGATAGATTAAAAGAACgagacagaaacatacatcTTCTCTGCTGATAGAAAACTTCGTTCTCAGTCAGGGCACCACCTGACCCTGAGATGACCTCTTGTGCCAACATATGGAAGCTGagggtgtgtgtctgagctgtgCAGGGCAGGAGGAGGTATACTG
This genomic window from Lates calcarifer isolate ASB-BC8 linkage group LG1, TLL_Latcal_v3, whole genome shotgun sequence contains:
- the LOC108901292 gene encoding LOW QUALITY PROTEIN: nuclear receptor subfamily 0 group B member 1 (The sequence of the model RefSeq protein was modified relative to this genomic sequence to represent the inferred CDS: deleted 2 bases in 2 codons), whose translation is MATLEGCRCRGAGGRNNNSILYSILRSDSLRTSEEQQQQQQQQQHPQQQQQTLQHFHKTSSSSAPASLQELRQQACSCGSSRRRGILRSPQVTCKAASAVLVKTLRFVKNVPCFQELPEDDQLLLIRSGWAPLLVLGLAQDRVDFETTETVEPSMLQRILTGLPDRQSEVPVGHSRGAVGVSVVDIEAIKAFLKKCWSVDISTKEYAYLKGAVLFNPDLEGLRCLHYIQSLRREAHEALNEHVRLIHREDTTRFAKLLIALSMLRAISPPVVAQLFFRPVIGTVSIEEVLMEMFYGK